In Myxococcales bacterium, the following proteins share a genomic window:
- the rfbA gene encoding glucose-1-phosphate thymidylyltransferase RfbA, protein MPGVKGILLAGGAGSRLYPLTQVACKQLQPIYDKPMVFYPLTTLIDNGVREVCLISTPTELPRFRQLFGDGARLGLELVYREQAKPRGIAEALLIAEDFVGDDSAALILGDNVFYAEDTFARAFAAHSSGATIFGYRVRDPERYGVVELDGANRVVGIEEKPARPKSNYAVPGLYLFDARAAGFARGLTPSPRGELEITDLIRKYLEQGALSFQPLARGTAWLDAGTSSSLHDASAFVQTLEKRQGIKLGCPEEAAFRRAFIDRAGLARLVDAMPACEYREYLSAVLEQAAVEKAQ, encoded by the coding sequence ATGCCGGGCGTGAAGGGCATCCTCCTCGCAGGTGGCGCAGGGAGCCGGCTGTATCCGTTGACTCAGGTCGCGTGCAAACAGCTCCAGCCCATCTACGACAAGCCGATGGTCTTTTACCCGCTGACCACGCTGATCGACAACGGGGTGCGGGAGGTCTGTTTGATCTCGACGCCGACCGAGCTGCCGCGGTTTCGCCAGCTGTTCGGCGACGGGGCGCGGTTGGGGCTCGAGCTCGTCTATCGCGAGCAGGCAAAACCCCGTGGCATCGCCGAGGCGCTGTTGATTGCGGAGGACTTCGTCGGCGATGACTCCGCCGCGCTCATCCTGGGGGACAACGTGTTTTATGCCGAGGACACCTTCGCGCGGGCGTTTGCGGCGCACTCGAGCGGCGCGACGATCTTTGGGTATCGCGTGCGCGATCCGGAACGGTATGGAGTGGTCGAGCTCGATGGTGCGAATCGGGTCGTCGGGATCGAGGAGAAACCCGCGAGGCCGAAGAGTAACTATGCGGTGCCAGGGCTGTATCTGTTCGACGCGCGGGCGGCGGGCTTCGCTCGCGGGCTGACGCCGAGCCCTCGGGGGGAGCTCGAGATCACCGATCTGATCCGCAAGTACCTGGAACAGGGCGCGCTCTCGTTTCAGCCGCTCGCGCGCGGGACGGCGTGGCTCGATGCGGGCACCAGCTCGAGCCTGCATGATGCGTCGGCGTTCGTGCAGACCCTCGAAAAACGCCAGGGCATCAAGCTGGGCTGCCCGGAGGAGGCGGCGTTTCGGCGCGCGTTCATCGACCGGGCGGGGCTCGCGCGCCTGGTCGACGCGATGCCGGCCTGTGAGTACCGCGAGTATCTGTCGGCCGTGCTCGAACAGGCCGCGGTCGAGAAGGCGCAATGA
- the rfbB gene encoding dTDP-glucose 4,6-dehydratase has protein sequence MRVLVTGGAGFIGSNLVRYLLAQPQLERLVNLDCLTYAGNLQNLAGVDGDARYVFEQVDLRDADRVLDTMRRHAITRVMHLAAESHVDRSIAAPGAFMHTNVIGTFNLLEAARACWPSGGGERLLHVSTDEVYGSLGREGLFSESTPYSPRSPYSASKAGADMLVRAYHHTYGLPVLVTNCSNNYGPYQHAEKLIPTVIGAAIREEPIPVYGDGMNVRDWLHVEDHCRALWTVLERGRVGETYNVGANNEWANLRLVERIADAVDEVMGRRPGRSRELINFVPDRAGHDRRYAIDASKLREELGWRPEHELEAGLRDTVRWYVERARATATG, from the coding sequence ATGAGGGTGCTGGTCACGGGCGGTGCGGGGTTCATCGGGTCGAATCTCGTCCGGTACTTGTTGGCGCAACCGCAGCTCGAACGGCTCGTGAATCTCGACTGCCTCACTTATGCCGGGAACTTGCAGAACCTCGCGGGGGTTGATGGCGATGCGCGCTACGTCTTCGAACAGGTCGATCTGCGGGACGCCGACCGCGTGCTCGACACCATGCGGCGCCACGCCATCACGCGGGTGATGCACCTGGCGGCGGAGTCTCACGTCGACCGCTCCATCGCGGCTCCGGGCGCCTTCATGCACACCAACGTGATCGGGACGTTCAACCTGCTGGAGGCGGCGCGCGCGTGCTGGCCGAGCGGCGGAGGCGAGCGGCTGCTGCATGTCTCGACGGACGAGGTCTACGGGAGCTTGGGTAGAGAGGGGCTGTTCAGCGAAAGCACGCCGTACTCACCGCGTTCGCCCTACTCCGCGAGCAAGGCCGGGGCGGACATGTTGGTGCGCGCGTATCACCACACCTACGGGCTGCCGGTGCTGGTCACGAATTGTTCGAACAACTACGGACCGTATCAGCATGCCGAGAAGCTCATCCCAACGGTGATCGGCGCCGCGATTCGCGAAGAGCCGATCCCGGTGTACGGCGACGGCATGAACGTTCGGGATTGGCTGCACGTCGAGGATCATTGCCGTGCGCTGTGGACGGTGCTCGAGCGCGGGCGCGTCGGCGAGACCTACAACGTCGGTGCGAACAACGAGTGGGCGAACCTGCGGCTGGTGGAGCGGATCGCGGACGCGGTCGACGAGGTGATGGGACGGCGCCCGGGACGAAGCCGCGAGCTGATAAACTTCGTACCGGACCGCGCAGGGCACGATCGGCGCTACGCCATCGATGCGAGCAAGCTCCGGGAGGAGCTCGGCTGGCGGCCGGAACACGAGCTGGAGGCCGGGCTCCGCGACACGGTGCGCTGGTACGTGGAGCGCGCGCGGGCCACGGCGACCGGGTGA
- a CDS encoding protein kinase, with the protein MSREFADGQIVPGTRYRVLGHLGSGGMGSVYLVEHTELGKSFVLKALFRELAGRKDLVGRLRQEWRALARLNHANIVNVTDAGTSDNGVPFYVMERVEGETLADLLRREHALGIPRAIGLTIAVLEGLAAAHEIGIVHRDVKPPNIFVVAGGGVRLLDFGIAKLADQSAEVITARGVAIGTPRYMSPEQAKGRSVDARADLYAVGLVLYEAIAGAGPFDDARDANELLLSHLTKPVPPLSNFHRGVSAQLDDIVSSLLAKDPSARPSSAKQVAASLKALIKRAATLPSTGGATPEAHYDAVTQGQVTALPSTRPDGVAGRSSQPPTTEPPTVEAPLVAGSAVRRSVPPAVGDTTLIGGTPVTGGTTLSATADTEAGLEWAKEGFSTIAAESEVASLGVEHTAIAAAPPSAVAVGPAGDEDRTLPIDEPAGLPPNEAPTRTSVPAAALVTPRPVARSMPDVSPLPNHFFAETPPPFMTATPPPSSSTPQVSRAPLYLGLLSLLILIGGVGAFVVIKSVRGHADDAPIEAVAAQPASTADPASTAVDPAAEPASPAGSPAAAPASTGSVAEQETPSPSAGPRPSGAAPSAVAQGVAPKPVAAPPAAAEPKPRVENSPQKTPEKPAAKPAVPTSKPKPVGSKLPASGL; encoded by the coding sequence ATGAGCCGCGAGTTCGCAGACGGACAGATCGTGCCCGGCACACGTTACCGGGTGCTGGGGCACCTCGGCTCGGGGGGCATGGGTTCGGTGTACCTGGTCGAGCACACCGAGCTCGGCAAGAGCTTCGTGCTCAAGGCCCTGTTCCGTGAGCTGGCGGGCCGCAAAGATCTGGTCGGTCGCCTGCGGCAAGAGTGGCGGGCGCTGGCGCGGCTGAACCACGCGAACATCGTCAACGTCACCGACGCGGGCACCAGCGACAACGGCGTGCCGTTCTACGTGATGGAGCGCGTCGAGGGTGAGACGCTGGCCGATCTGTTACGGCGCGAGCACGCCCTCGGCATCCCGCGCGCCATCGGGCTGACGATCGCCGTGCTCGAAGGCCTGGCGGCTGCGCACGAGATTGGCATCGTGCATCGCGACGTGAAGCCGCCGAACATCTTCGTGGTCGCCGGCGGTGGTGTCAGGTTGCTCGACTTCGGCATCGCCAAGCTCGCGGATCAGAGCGCCGAGGTGATCACGGCGCGCGGTGTCGCCATCGGCACACCCCGCTACATGTCGCCGGAGCAAGCCAAGGGGCGCTCGGTGGACGCACGAGCCGATCTGTACGCCGTGGGTCTCGTGCTCTACGAGGCCATCGCCGGCGCCGGACCGTTCGATGATGCGCGGGACGCCAACGAGCTCTTGCTCTCGCACCTGACGAAGCCCGTGCCGCCGCTCTCGAATTTTCATCGCGGCGTCAGTGCCCAGCTGGACGACATCGTGAGCAGCCTGCTCGCGAAAGATCCGAGCGCGCGACCCAGCAGCGCAAAACAGGTGGCTGCGTCGCTGAAGGCGCTGATCAAGCGAGCGGCGACGCTGCCGTCCACGGGCGGGGCGACCCCGGAGGCGCACTACGACGCGGTGACCCAGGGTCAGGTGACGGCCTTGCCCTCCACTCGGCCGGACGGCGTGGCAGGTCGCAGCTCACAGCCGCCGACGACGGAGCCGCCGACGGTCGAGGCCCCGCTGGTCGCGGGGTCCGCGGTGCGACGCAGCGTCCCGCCGGCGGTGGGTGACACGACCTTGATCGGCGGCACACCCGTCACGGGCGGCACGACGTTGTCCGCAACGGCCGACACCGAAGCGGGACTCGAGTGGGCGAAGGAAGGCTTCTCGACCATCGCCGCCGAGAGTGAGGTGGCGTCGCTCGGGGTCGAACACACCGCGATCGCGGCGGCACCGCCGTCCGCAGTCGCAGTCGGCCCGGCGGGAGATGAAGACCGCACGCTTCCCATCGACGAACCCGCGGGCCTTCCGCCGAACGAAGCACCGACCCGCACCTCGGTCCCCGCAGCGGCGCTCGTCACCCCGCGTCCGGTCGCGCGCTCGATGCCCGACGTGTCGCCGTTGCCGAATCACTTCTTCGCCGAGACCCCTCCGCCGTTCATGACGGCGACGCCTCCTCCATCCAGCTCGACCCCTCAGGTCAGTCGCGCGCCGCTGTATCTCGGGCTGCTCTCGCTCTTGATCTTGATCGGAGGCGTCGGCGCGTTCGTGGTGATCAAGTCCGTGCGCGGTCACGCCGACGACGCACCGATCGAAGCCGTCGCGGCGCAGCCTGCGTCGACCGCGGACCCTGCCTCGACTGCGGTCGACCCAGCGGCGGAGCCTGCGTCGCCTGCGGGCAGCCCAGCGGCGGCTCCAGCCTCGACCGGGAGCGTCGCCGAGCAGGAAACCCCGAGCCCTAGCGCCGGCCCTCGCCCGTCGGGTGCTGCGCCTTCGGCCGTGGCCCAGGGTGTTGCTCCGAAGCCCGTCGCGGCGCCCCCGGCCGCGGCTGAGCCCAAGCCCCGGGTCGAAAATAGTCCCCAGAAAACCCCTGAAAAACCCGCAGCAAAGCCCGCCGTGCCTACGTCGAAGCCCAAGCCGGTGGGCAGCAAGCTGCCGGCCTCGGGACTCTGA
- a CDS encoding nucleotidyltransferase domain-containing protein encodes MPVSISDMALAIRERTVRERVQVDARARALHARVSEAAACLRAHGARRAWLFGSLAENRSRLDSDVDLAVEGLPPARYFDVLAELTELFGTRVDLVCLETAPPTLRDRVLQTGIEL; translated from the coding sequence GTGCCGGTTTCGATCAGCGACATGGCTCTGGCGATCCGCGAACGCACCGTCCGCGAGCGCGTGCAGGTGGACGCCCGGGCCCGAGCTCTTCACGCGCGGGTGTCGGAAGCCGCGGCGTGCCTGCGCGCTCATGGGGCGCGTCGCGCATGGTTGTTTGGCTCCCTCGCGGAAAATCGGTCTCGCCTCGACAGCGACGTCGATCTCGCGGTCGAAGGGCTGCCGCCGGCGCGCTACTTCGATGTGCTCGCTGAGCTCACGGAGTTGTTCGGAACGCGCGTCGACCTCGTGTGTCTCGAAACAGCGCCGCCCACGCTGCGCGACCGGGTGCTGCAGACCGGGATCGAGCTGTGA
- a CDS encoding sugar nucleotide-binding protein, with translation MNDGPVIVLGGSGWAGGGFVRALSARGVEHVVLSRQEHHYDRFGPLSELLRRVRPRFLINAAGFTGKPNVDACEDARGDTLRGNVSLPLTVAHACEVTGTPWGHVSSGCIYSGAKLRAGERSVVCKDLLSAEATELMARGAEVVGFSEEDPPNFSFDAPPCSFYSGSKALAEANLAGAPSLYVWRMRLPFDEHAGPRNLLSKLLAYPKLYQNLNSLSHLGQFVEACLDLWQAGAPFGTYNLTNPGFVSTRELAALLKEHLAPAREFAFWENDAAFYAGGARALRSNCVLDSSKAIAAGAKLPPVRDALLGALSLWDGAR, from the coding sequence ATGAACGACGGACCCGTCATCGTGCTCGGAGGGAGCGGATGGGCGGGCGGCGGGTTCGTGCGTGCGCTGAGCGCTCGCGGCGTCGAGCATGTCGTGCTGTCGCGGCAGGAGCACCACTACGACCGGTTCGGCCCCCTGAGCGAGCTGCTTCGCCGCGTGCGTCCGCGGTTTTTGATCAACGCGGCCGGGTTCACCGGCAAGCCCAACGTTGATGCCTGCGAAGATGCGCGGGGCGACACGCTGCGAGGCAACGTGAGCTTGCCGCTGACGGTCGCTCACGCCTGCGAGGTCACCGGCACGCCCTGGGGGCATGTGAGCTCGGGCTGCATCTATTCCGGGGCCAAGCTGCGAGCGGGCGAACGCTCGGTGGTGTGCAAGGATTTGCTGTCGGCCGAGGCGACGGAGTTGATGGCGCGCGGAGCCGAGGTCGTCGGTTTTTCCGAGGAAGACCCACCGAACTTCAGCTTCGACGCGCCGCCGTGCAGCTTCTACAGCGGGAGCAAGGCGCTGGCGGAGGCGAACCTCGCCGGGGCGCCGTCGCTGTACGTGTGGCGCATGCGCCTGCCGTTCGACGAGCACGCGGGGCCCCGCAATTTGCTGAGCAAGCTGCTCGCGTATCCGAAGCTGTACCAGAACCTGAACTCCCTCTCGCACCTCGGGCAGTTCGTGGAGGCGTGCCTCGATTTGTGGCAGGCCGGCGCCCCCTTCGGCACCTACAACCTGACCAATCCCGGCTTCGTTTCGACGCGCGAGCTCGCGGCGCTCTTGAAGGAGCACCTCGCGCCCGCGCGGGAGTTTGCGTTCTGGGAGAACGACGCGGCGTTTTATGCCGGCGGCGCCCGTGCGCTGCGCTCGAACTGTGTGCTCGATTCGAGCAAGGCGATCGCCGCCGGAGCCAAGCTTCCGCCGGTGCGCGATGCGTTGCTCGGGGCGCTCTCGCTCTGGGACGGGGCGCGATGA
- a CDS encoding elongation factor Ts → MSQISMQQVKELRERTAAGLNDCRSALMESSGDMEKAVEIILKKGLAKSAKRAGAVATEGEVAAWVAADGLAGVLVEVNIQTDFAARNDDFKAFVQKIVDVASKAKAGADLSAEPFPGGGTVEENRQALVGKLGENIIVRRWERIAVDGGKVHAYVHMGGKVGVLVAVQATAAGAAAKPEFVKFIDDLAMQAAAMSPQWLAKADVPTAESDKQRAIYDAQLIEEGKPDAARPKIIEGKLNKWMKEVCLLEQESVIESGKTIDQLRAELAKALDGDVSVKQFARFQLGEGIDKPQGEDFAAEVAKMAGN, encoded by the coding sequence ATGAGCCAGATCAGCATGCAGCAGGTCAAGGAGCTTCGGGAGCGCACCGCGGCGGGTCTGAACGACTGCCGGAGCGCGCTCATGGAGTCGTCCGGTGACATGGAAAAGGCCGTCGAGATCATCCTGAAGAAGGGTCTCGCAAAGAGTGCCAAGCGCGCCGGCGCGGTTGCGACGGAGGGCGAGGTTGCGGCCTGGGTCGCGGCCGACGGTCTCGCCGGCGTCCTCGTCGAGGTGAACATCCAGACGGATTTTGCGGCGCGCAACGACGACTTCAAGGCGTTCGTGCAGAAGATCGTCGACGTGGCCAGCAAGGCGAAGGCCGGCGCGGATCTCAGCGCGGAGCCCTTCCCCGGTGGTGGCACCGTCGAAGAGAACCGTCAGGCGCTCGTGGGCAAGCTCGGTGAGAACATCATCGTGCGGCGCTGGGAGCGGATCGCGGTCGACGGCGGCAAGGTGCACGCCTACGTGCACATGGGCGGCAAGGTCGGCGTCTTGGTCGCGGTGCAGGCCACTGCGGCCGGCGCGGCGGCGAAGCCCGAGTTCGTCAAGTTCATCGACGACCTCGCGATGCAGGCTGCTGCGATGAGTCCCCAGTGGCTTGCCAAGGCGGACGTGCCCACGGCCGAGAGCGACAAACAGCGCGCCATCTACGACGCGCAGCTGATCGAAGAGGGCAAGCCCGACGCGGCGCGCCCCAAGATCATCGAGGGCAAGCTGAACAAGTGGATGAAGGAGGTCTGCCTGCTCGAGCAAGAGAGTGTGATCGAGTCTGGCAAGACCATCGATCAGCTCCGCGCCGAGCTTGCCAAGGCGCTCGACGGCGACGTGTCGGTGAAACAGTTCGCGCGCTTCCAGCTCGGCGAAGGCATCGACAAGCCGCAAGGCGAAGACTTCGCAGCCGAGGTCGCAAAGATGGCCGGCAACTAG
- the rpsB gene encoding 30S ribosomal protein S2 gives MTENPETTSEVSTAAPPPTAVLAAERAQLETREPRDPANPLSVRDLFEAGTHFGHQTKRWNPKMRPYIYGARSGIHIIDLDQTTRLFKRAFDFLADTVSRGGHVLFVGTKRQAADIVAEEARRAGQFFVTNRWLGGTLTNFRTIKGGLERLRTLERMKEDGTYLQLPKKETVKLEKERLRLEKYIGGLKGMGSVPSAVFVVDPAQELIAVAEARRLHVPIVAITDTNCDPDRVDYLIPGNDDAIRSVRLVTAAVADACIYGAARRREHAPSREREGGGASQGPVGAEVMYQRRTGES, from the coding sequence ATGACCGAAAATCCCGAAACGACGTCCGAAGTGTCCACGGCGGCCCCGCCGCCCACCGCAGTGCTCGCCGCCGAGCGCGCCCAACTCGAGACCCGCGAGCCCCGCGATCCAGCGAACCCGCTGTCGGTGCGCGATCTGTTCGAGGCCGGCACGCACTTTGGTCACCAGACCAAGCGCTGGAACCCGAAGATGCGCCCGTACATCTACGGCGCACGCAGCGGCATTCACATCATCGATCTCGATCAGACCACGCGCCTCTTCAAGCGTGCGTTCGACTTCCTCGCGGACACGGTGTCGCGCGGCGGGCACGTGCTGTTCGTCGGCACCAAGCGCCAGGCTGCGGACATCGTCGCCGAAGAGGCACGCCGCGCCGGGCAGTTCTTCGTGACCAACCGCTGGCTCGGCGGCACGCTCACCAACTTCCGCACCATCAAGGGCGGCCTCGAGCGCCTGCGCACGCTGGAGCGCATGAAAGAGGACGGCACCTACCTGCAGTTGCCGAAGAAGGAGACCGTCAAGCTCGAGAAAGAGCGGCTGCGTCTCGAGAAGTACATCGGTGGCCTCAAGGGCATGGGCTCGGTGCCGAGCGCCGTGTTCGTGGTCGATCCGGCGCAGGAGCTGATCGCCGTCGCCGAGGCGCGCCGGCTGCACGTGCCGATCGTGGCCATCACGGACACGAACTGTGATCCGGATCGGGTGGACTACCTGATCCCGGGCAACGACGACGCCATCCGCTCGGTGCGGTTGGTGACGGCGGCGGTGGCCGACGCCTGCATTTACGGCGCGGCACGTCGTCGCGAGCACGCCCCGTCGCGCGAGCGCGAGGGTGGCGGTGCGTCCCAGGGTCCCGTGGGCGCCGAGGTCATGTACCAGCGGCGTACGGGCGAGAGCTGA